DNA from Verrucomicrobiia bacterium:
TTTTGAAGAAAGGTTATGTGCAACAAACGCTTAACAATACCACAAATAATGTTGCTGAATTTAACTGGCAATTGCCATCAATGGATATTAACTTTGATAAGATTCAAGATTTTAATTTGGCAGTGGCATTAGGACACGCAAGAAGCAATGAAAAACCAATGCATGTTAAAGTTAAAGTAGAGGTTTTATCTGGTAAAACGATTGAGGTAAAAATGACCGGAATATTAACTGACCTTTATGATTTTTCTTATGGGGCTTTCCCTTCATATTGGTCGACATTAGCTGCTCGCACTCAATCAGGTTATAATACTTTAGGTGAAGCTGGCCGAGTCTATAAATCTGAAATTCAACTAGTTGATTCTCTTTGGCCAAGAGAATTTAATTTTAAATAATCTTATGAAATCACTTTTACTTCCGTTCTTGCTTTTAAATTTTATTTTTTCTTTAAGCGCCCAGACATCAATATTTCTTTTACCAGCTTCGCAAGCTAAAGATTTTTTTAATTATGAAGATGAGTTAAAAATTTCTGACGAAATCGGTAATGATTATAAAAAAATGGGAGATTTCTTATGGGGAAGATCCTACGAAGCAAAAGACCGTGCTTTTGCTTATTGCACTGTGCTTTATCAGTATAAATCAATTTTGTCTGTAGAAAATGTTAAGAAATTAGCTTTACTCGAAAAAGAATCTCAAGAGAAATTTTTAAAGAAAGCAGCTGAAAAGGAAGAAAAAATTAAACAAACAAAAGACCCTAATAAGCAGAAAGAATTACTCGCAAATTATGAAAAATGGCGGACTGAACGAATTGAAAATCAGTTATTAAGGTCAATTAAACTTAGTAATGGAGCTACTGGATTTATTCAACCTTTAGGTTTTGGACCGGGAGGAGCAGCTCTTATCGCCAATGTAAGCGATCCCTCAAAGAAGTTCGATTTAGCATTAACGCTTTTCATAAACTCTTTTGATGATACTGACTCTAAGGAAATTCAGCTTTTGCCCGCTACTAAAAAATATCAGGAAAAACTTGCGCTAAAAAATATGCCTGACTTATTAAAAAATGCCCTTGAAAGCATTTACCCTGAAATGGAAAGGCAATATAGAAAGCTATACACTCCTCCCATGACAAATTCTGTGCCAGCACAACCGCAAAAACCCTAACTTTTTCAAAGTGCTAACCGTTGGAAGTTATTAAATTAAAAATTTTACGGGGTGTTTTACGAGGTCTTTTACGAGGTCGACTCTTGATTATTGATGAGATAAAGCAAGCTTGAAACAATTAAAAATTCTAATTGATATTAAAACTTCAAGTAAGTCGGTTCTTCCAACTCTTTTTCATAAATTTCCAGTAAATTCATTCCTTCGCTAGGTTTTAAACGGTCCTCGCGAATGGCCGTGGTAACTTGCTCCTTGAATTCGCTGGCCAACTCGTGCTTATCGTATTGGACATCCTGAAGCACCTGGCCAATTTTTCGGCCTTCGATCGTTTCTTCAATATAAAAACCGGATTCTTCGTCTCCGTCTAAAAAAACGTGCGCTTCATTCACCCTACCAAAAAGGTTATGAATATCACCCATCACATCCTGATAAGCGCCCACCAAAAAAAATCCGATCCAATAAGACTGGTTTTGGAAGCGATGCAAACGCAACGTTTGTTGCCCTTTATTTTTACCGATGAAACGAGACACTTTACCATCCGAATCGCAGGTAATATCCACCAAAGTTCCCCAACGATCCGGTTCTTTCTCTAAATGATGAAGCGGCATGACGGGAAATAATTGTCCTAAAGCCCAGTGATCGACAAGCGATTGAAACACCGAAAAATTGCACCAGTACTGATCGCTCAAAGAAAATTGCAGTTCTCGAATCTCCTCCGGCACCACTCGGGAGTTGCGATAAGCCTCGGTCACTCCTTCCGCAACTGTCCAAAACCTTTCTTCCACTATCGCCTTGGTTTCCAAATCCAATAAACCCAAACTAAACATCGTCTCAGCCTGTTCGCGAATGCGAAGCGCTTCATGCCAAACTTCGCGTCTTGTGCGACGATTTAGTTGTTTCAATAAAACTTCCAAATTTTGTGCCAATTTATCTTTAGCAATTTTTTTGACGTTCTTTAGCCTCCCTTTCTTTTCAGAAACGCCAAACACTTCCACCACCAACACTGAATGTGGCGACACCACTGCGCGGCCACTTTCACTGACCAGATCGGGACAAGGCACTTTCTCCTCCTCACAAATTTCGGCAATTTGTTGAACCACCGTTCGACAATATTCTTCCAGCGTGTAATTCATCGAACTTTCGGAAGTGCTACGCGTGCCATCATAATCAATGCCCAATCCACCACCGACATCGACAAATTTTACTGGAAAATTTAACTGTCGAACTTTCGCGTAATAGCGGGCTGCTTCGCTCACTGCGCGTCGAATGATTTGAATATCGGGCATCTGTGATCCCATGTGAAAATGCAATAGCTGAAACATATCTTCGGCCTGATGCTGTTTTAAAATTTCACAAGCTTCCACCAAATCACGCGCGGTTAAACCGAATTTGGCATCATCTCCAGAAGACGCAGCCCATTTGCCAGCGCCTTTGACTTGCAACTTAATGCGAAATCCCAGCTGCGGTTTAACCCCAAACTTTTCAGAAACTTTCAGCACCAAAGCCAGCTCCTCTAGCTTCTCAATCACAATAATCACTTGCTTGCCCAGTTTTTTCCCAAGCAACGCCAGACGAATAAAACTTTCATCCTTGTAGCCATTGCAAATGATCAAGCTTTCCGGATCACGATGCAAGGCCAGCGCCGCTACCAATTCCGGTTTACTGCCAGCTTCCAAACCATAATGAAACGTTTTTCCCGCCTCCAAAATTTCTTCTACGACTTCACACAGCTGATTCACCTTGATCGGGAACACTCCGCGATAAATACCTGGATATTTTTGCTCCCGCATCACCTGTTGAAACGCCTCATTAATCGCCACCACGCGATCCCGCAACAAATCCTGAAACCGTAACACCATCGGAAAATGCAACCCTCTTTGCTTGGCTGCTTCAATCACCTGAACCATATCCAAAGTCGCCCCTTTAGCGCGCAATGGCGACACGGTCACATTTCCTTTTCCATTGATCGAAAAATAATCGCCACCCCATCGCGGAACTCGATAATGTTCTACCGCTTTTTCAATAGTCCAATCACTCATGAATTCAATGTTGCTCAATTTTCAAAAATTAACAGTTTTTTTATTAAACCGGTTTAGCAAATGATAAAGCGTTTTTTCCCCGCCCATTTTCTGCATTCCTGCACTACCCACTTGCTCCCTATTCTTGAATCTGCTATTTTTTAAATTATGCCTTTTAGCTTTCTCCTAATTCTTTTTGTGGCTCTTTATCGCATTTTTATGCCTTTGCT
Protein-coding regions in this window:
- the speA gene encoding biosynthetic arginine decarboxylase, translated to MSDWTIEKAVEHYRVPRWGGDYFSINGKGNVTVSPLRAKGATLDMVQVIEAAKQRGLHFPMVLRFQDLLRDRVVAINEAFQQVMREQKYPGIYRGVFPIKVNQLCEVVEEILEAGKTFHYGLEAGSKPELVAALALHRDPESLIICNGYKDESFIRLALLGKKLGKQVIIVIEKLEELALVLKVSEKFGVKPQLGFRIKLQVKGAGKWAASSGDDAKFGLTARDLVEACEILKQHQAEDMFQLLHFHMGSQMPDIQIIRRAVSEAARYYAKVRQLNFPVKFVDVGGGLGIDYDGTRSTSESSMNYTLEEYCRTVVQQIAEICEEEKVPCPDLVSESGRAVVSPHSVLVVEVFGVSEKKGRLKNVKKIAKDKLAQNLEVLLKQLNRRTRREVWHEALRIREQAETMFSLGLLDLETKAIVEERFWTVAEGVTEAYRNSRVVPEEIRELQFSLSDQYWCNFSVFQSLVDHWALGQLFPVMPLHHLEKEPDRWGTLVDITCDSDGKVSRFIGKNKGQQTLRLHRFQNQSYWIGFFLVGAYQDVMGDIHNLFGRVNEAHVFLDGDEESGFYIEETIEGRKIGQVLQDVQYDKHELASEFKEQVTTAIREDRLKPSEGMNLLEIYEKELEEPTYLKF